The Sinomonas sp. P10A9 genome includes a window with the following:
- a CDS encoding ABC transporter ATP-binding protein translates to MTVVLENLGKRFGAGAPVLDSVNATIAQGEFVALLGASGCGKSTLLNIIAGLERPTAGALEVPADGAAFMFQDAALYPWLTARANIELALKLRGVPKAERRARAVELLDLVHLGEAADKRPHELSGGMRQRVALARALSQDRQVLLMDEPFAALDAITRDLLHEELTRIWRETGRTIIFVTHNVREAVRLGQRVLLLSSRPGRVVAEWSVPDATKHDAAAAAALTAELTSRLRQEIARHAK, encoded by the coding sequence ATGACCGTAGTGCTCGAGAACCTCGGCAAGCGCTTCGGCGCCGGCGCGCCCGTGCTCGACAGCGTCAACGCAACCATCGCCCAAGGCGAGTTCGTCGCACTCCTGGGTGCCTCGGGCTGCGGCAAGTCCACGCTCCTGAACATCATCGCCGGTCTCGAGCGGCCCACCGCTGGCGCGCTCGAGGTCCCGGCGGACGGTGCCGCGTTCATGTTCCAGGACGCCGCACTGTACCCGTGGCTCACGGCACGGGCCAACATCGAGCTCGCGCTCAAGCTCCGCGGGGTGCCGAAGGCGGAGCGGCGGGCACGCGCCGTCGAACTCCTCGACCTCGTTCACCTCGGCGAGGCCGCGGACAAGCGCCCGCACGAGCTTTCGGGGGGCATGCGGCAGCGCGTCGCCCTGGCCCGGGCGCTCTCGCAGGACCGGCAGGTCCTCCTCATGGATGAGCCGTTCGCGGCCCTCGACGCCATCACGCGCGACCTCCTCCACGAGGAGCTCACCCGGATCTGGCGGGAGACCGGGCGGACCATCATCTTCGTCACGCACAACGTCCGCGAGGCTGTGCGGCTCGGACAGCGCGTCCTGCTGCTCTCGTCGCGGCCCGGGCGCGTCGTCGCCGAGTGGTCTGTCCCGGACGCCACGAAGCATGACGCCGCCGCGGCCGCCGCCCTGACAGCCGAGCTCACCTCCCGACTGCGGCAGGAGATCGCCCGCCATGCCAAGTAA
- a CDS encoding ABC transporter permease has protein sequence MPSNPLLEKDTQASQDRGLPPLTNVSTVGEPTGEELRALESGLDQLQSDTVRRHRDWSRALLPLAAVVVLILVWQLYVTLGLKRRDLVPGPLDVAASLGELWKEGRAQEAVWTSLQRGLVGFAVSALVATPLGLLLGQVKPLRRAFGPLISGLQVLPSVAWVPAAIIWFGLTDATVYFVVLMGAIPSIINGLIAGIDQIPPQYRSVGKVLGASRTELALHIVLPAALPGYVAGLKQGWAFSWRSLMAAEIIAVGGTLGYGLGSLLDQGRTLSDMGVVMSAILVILAVGIAIELAVFGPLERRILARRGLLTGGTR, from the coding sequence ATGCCAAGTAATCCGCTGCTCGAAAAGGACACGCAGGCCTCCCAGGACCGCGGCCTCCCGCCGCTCACCAACGTCTCGACCGTCGGCGAGCCGACCGGAGAGGAGCTCCGCGCCCTCGAATCAGGGCTCGACCAGCTCCAGTCGGACACCGTCAGGCGCCACCGGGACTGGTCACGGGCGCTCCTGCCGCTTGCCGCCGTAGTGGTCCTAATCCTCGTCTGGCAGCTCTATGTGACGCTCGGCCTCAAGCGCCGCGACCTCGTCCCCGGCCCGCTCGACGTGGCGGCGTCGCTCGGCGAGCTGTGGAAGGAGGGCCGGGCCCAGGAAGCGGTCTGGACCTCGCTCCAGCGCGGGCTCGTGGGCTTCGCGGTCAGTGCGCTCGTCGCGACCCCGCTCGGACTGCTCCTCGGCCAGGTCAAGCCCCTCCGCCGCGCGTTCGGCCCGCTCATCTCGGGCCTCCAGGTCCTGCCGTCCGTCGCGTGGGTGCCGGCCGCGATCATCTGGTTCGGACTCACCGATGCGACCGTGTACTTCGTGGTGCTCATGGGTGCGATCCCCTCGATCATCAACGGGCTCATTGCGGGGATCGACCAGATCCCGCCGCAGTACCGGTCCGTCGGCAAGGTCCTTGGCGCGTCGCGGACCGAGCTCGCGCTCCATATCGTGCTCCCCGCGGCGCTTCCGGGCTATGTGGCCGGGCTCAAGCAGGGGTGGGCGTTCTCGTGGCGCTCGCTCATGGCCGCGGAGATCATCGCCGTGGGCGGGACTCTCGGGTACGGGCTTGGATCCCTTCTCGACCAGGGCCGGACCCTGAGCGACATGGGCGTGGTCATGAGCGCGATCCTTGTGATCCTGGCCGTCGGCATTGCGATCGAGCTGGCTGTTTTCGGACCCCTCGAGCGGCGCATCCTCGCCCGCCGCGGACTTCTCACGGGAGGCACGCGATGA
- the cobA gene encoding uroporphyrinogen-III C-methyltransferase, whose protein sequence is MSGIDLYPTSLRLLGRDVLVVGGGAVAARRARGLLDAGAKVTVVAPEAGHDVVRLAEAGLVTWVRRGYEASDLERVWFVQTATGLPELDARVAAEAEDRRIWCVNAADHEASAAWTPATARVDDVTVAVNAGGDPRRAKALKDAIVLALRTGNLPLRRHRRTSPGRDAHDGAGLAPTGSRSLGGRVALVGGGPGDTGLITVRGRQLLAEADVVVADRLGPRGLLAELGDAASGGPRVIEVGKAPGAHQATQDEINEILVREALAGNVVVRLKGGDPYVLGRGGEEAEFCRRHGVDVEVVPGVTSAISVPAAAGIPVTHRGLATGFSVATGHDELAELPARSDHTIVLLMGVRRLAESVAVLRVRGLAAHTPVAIVERGWTPDQRVTIATLGTIVDRARAVGVANPAVIVIGDVVRVSPYATADLGASLTTQLH, encoded by the coding sequence ATGAGCGGCATCGACCTGTACCCCACCTCGCTGCGGCTTCTCGGCCGGGATGTGCTCGTGGTCGGCGGCGGCGCCGTGGCTGCGCGCCGCGCCCGGGGCCTGCTCGACGCCGGCGCGAAGGTGACCGTCGTGGCGCCCGAGGCGGGGCACGACGTCGTGCGCCTCGCGGAGGCTGGCCTCGTCACGTGGGTGCGCCGCGGCTACGAGGCGTCTGATCTGGAGCGCGTGTGGTTCGTCCAGACCGCGACGGGCCTGCCGGAGCTGGACGCGCGGGTGGCCGCAGAGGCCGAGGATCGGCGCATCTGGTGCGTCAATGCCGCCGATCACGAGGCCTCCGCCGCCTGGACCCCCGCGACCGCCCGGGTCGACGACGTCACCGTCGCCGTGAACGCCGGGGGAGACCCGCGTCGCGCGAAGGCCCTCAAGGACGCGATCGTCCTGGCGCTGCGCACCGGGAATCTGCCGCTGCGGCGGCACCGCCGCACCTCTCCCGGACGGGACGCGCACGACGGCGCGGGGCTGGCTCCCACGGGCAGCCGGTCCCTTGGCGGGCGGGTCGCCCTCGTGGGCGGCGGTCCGGGCGATACCGGGCTCATCACGGTCCGCGGCCGGCAGCTGCTGGCCGAGGCCGACGTCGTCGTGGCCGACAGGCTCGGGCCGCGGGGGCTCCTCGCTGAGCTCGGGGATGCCGCCTCCGGCGGTCCGCGCGTCATCGAGGTCGGCAAGGCCCCCGGCGCGCATCAAGCCACGCAGGACGAGATCAACGAGATCCTCGTGCGCGAGGCCCTGGCCGGAAACGTCGTCGTGCGCCTCAAGGGCGGCGACCCGTACGTTCTGGGGCGCGGCGGCGAGGAGGCCGAGTTCTGCCGGCGCCATGGCGTCGACGTCGAGGTGGTCCCCGGTGTCACGAGCGCCATCTCGGTGCCTGCCGCCGCAGGCATCCCCGTGACACACCGCGGCCTCGCGACGGGCTTTAGCGTCGCGACGGGCCACGATGAGCTCGCCGAGCTTCCCGCCCGGTCGGACCACACGATCGTCCTGCTCATGGGCGTCCGCCGGCTCGCGGAGTCCGTCGCCGTGCTGCGTGTGCGCGGTCTCGCGGCGCACACGCCCGTCGCCATCGTCGAGCGCGGCTGGACACCCGATCAGCGCGTCACGATCGCGACACTGGGTACCATTGTTGACCGTGCCCGCGCCGTTGGAGTCGCGAACCCCGCGGTGATCGTGATCGGCGACGTCGTGCGCGTGAGCCCCTACGCGACCGCGGATCTCGGCGCATCCCTGACCACGCAACTCCACTGA
- a CDS encoding FAD-dependent oxidoreductase → MSNLNPAPRGTAQRPLRVAIVGSGPAGVYAADLLTKSAPVASGELTLSIDLFDRYPAPYGLIRYGVAPDHPRIKGIVNALHKVLDRGDIRFFGNVDYGTDLSLADLQRHYDAVVFATGAIKDADLNIPGIELEGSFGGADFVSWYDGHPDVPREWPLEAREVAVIGNGNVALDVARVLSKHADELLVTEIPDNVYRILKESPVTDVHVFGRRGPAQVKFTPLELRELSHSHDVDLVLYPEDFEFDDASDREIQTNNQVKTMVGTLTNWIAEQPEDVSELTASRRLHLHFLQSPVEIVDSPETPGRVAGIRFERQELDGTGAVRGTGEFVDYPVQAVYRAIGYFGSALPDVEFDHRRGVVVNDGGRVLDADGLPVPGVYTTGWIKRGPVGLIGHTKGDALETIGHLLDAREDLPAAEAPAEAAVTDLLAERGIEYTTWEGWLALDAHEKALGAAAEPAPTHKGPVARERVKVVAREDMVEISNGAPVVG, encoded by the coding sequence GTGTCGAACCTCAACCCCGCCCCGCGGGGCACCGCCCAGCGTCCCCTTCGCGTGGCCATCGTCGGCTCCGGCCCCGCCGGCGTGTACGCCGCGGACCTGCTGACGAAAAGCGCCCCCGTTGCCTCGGGCGAGCTCACGCTGAGCATCGACCTGTTCGACCGCTACCCGGCCCCCTACGGGCTCATCCGGTACGGCGTGGCTCCGGACCACCCGCGCATCAAGGGCATCGTCAACGCCCTGCACAAGGTCCTGGACCGCGGCGACATCCGCTTCTTCGGCAACGTGGACTATGGCACGGACCTCTCGCTGGCTGACCTGCAGCGGCACTACGATGCCGTGGTCTTCGCGACCGGCGCGATCAAGGACGCGGACCTCAACATCCCCGGCATCGAGCTCGAAGGTTCCTTCGGCGGCGCCGACTTCGTCTCGTGGTACGACGGACACCCGGACGTGCCGCGCGAGTGGCCGCTCGAAGCGCGCGAGGTTGCGGTGATCGGCAACGGCAACGTCGCGCTCGACGTCGCCCGCGTCCTCTCGAAGCACGCCGACGAGCTCCTCGTCACCGAGATCCCGGACAACGTCTACCGGATCCTCAAGGAGTCCCCGGTCACCGACGTGCACGTGTTCGGGCGCCGCGGCCCGGCACAGGTCAAGTTCACCCCGCTCGAGCTCCGCGAGCTGTCCCACTCGCACGACGTCGACCTCGTGCTCTATCCCGAGGACTTCGAGTTCGACGATGCCTCGGACCGCGAGATCCAGACCAACAACCAGGTCAAGACCATGGTCGGCACGCTGACCAACTGGATCGCCGAGCAGCCCGAGGATGTCTCCGAGCTCACCGCCTCGCGCCGCCTGCACCTGCACTTCCTGCAGAGCCCGGTCGAGATCGTCGACTCGCCCGAGACTCCCGGCCGCGTGGCCGGGATCCGGTTCGAGCGCCAGGAGCTCGACGGGACCGGCGCCGTTCGGGGCACCGGCGAGTTCGTCGACTACCCCGTCCAGGCCGTGTACCGGGCGATCGGCTACTTCGGCTCGGCCCTGCCCGACGTGGAGTTCGACCATCGCCGCGGTGTGGTGGTGAACGACGGCGGCCGCGTCCTCGACGCTGACGGCTTGCCGGTGCCGGGGGTGTACACCACGGGCTGGATCAAGCGCGGGCCCGTGGGCCTCATCGGGCACACGAAGGGCGATGCCCTCGAAACCATCGGGCACCTGCTCGATGCCCGCGAGGACCTGCCCGCCGCCGAGGCCCCCGCCGAGGCCGCCGTGACGGACCTGCTGGCCGAGCGCGGCATCGAGTACACGACGTGGGAGGGCTGGCTCGCGCTCGACGCGCATGAGAAGGCCCTGGGCGCCGCTGCGGAGCCGGCTCCGACGCACAAGGGCCCGGTGGCGCGCGAGCGCGTCAAGGTCGTCGCGCGCGAGGACATGGTCGAGATCTCGAACGGCGCCCCGGTCGTAGGCTGA
- the katG gene encoding catalase/peroxidase HPI — protein MHDGASSSGTGTGTGTGSESENPAIPAPEPKAHRPRQNSDWWPNQLDISVLHAQNPKGNPLGADFSYRDEFAKLDVEALKQDIAEVLTTSQDWWPADFGHYGGLMIRLSWHDAGTYRVFDGRGGAGDGSQRFAPLNSWPDNANLDKARRLLWPVKQKYGQKVSWADLLVLAGNVALESMGFTTFGFAFGREDIWEPEEIFWGTEDTWLAEDRYVSEDEMVPVVGATEMGLIYVNPEGPKGNPDPAAAAAFIRETFGRMAMNDEETFALIAGGHTFGKTHGAAPADAHVGPEPEGANLENQGLGWLSTYGTGHGSDTITSGLEVTWTDRPTEWSNRFLEILFGYEWELTKSPAGAHQWVAKDAPEIIPDPFDPQKKHRPTMLTTDLSLRIDPTYEAIGRRFLENPDEFALAFAKAWYKLLHRDMGPVGPHMLGPWVAEPQIWQDPVPAVDHELIDDADIASLKARLLDTLSADQLISTAWAAASSFRKTDRRGGANGARIRLEPQRDWEVNQPEQLEAALRALEGVQEAFNVVQTNGKRVSLADLIVLGGSAAVEKAAKDAGFDVTAPFRPGRADATQEQTDIQSVAYLEPRADGFRNYLRPGEKVPAETLLVDKAYMLDLSAPEMTALLGGLRALGANNGGSAHGVLTDRPGVLSNDFFVNLLSPGTQWKASETEENVYEIRDVATGELKWTATAVDLIFGSNSQLRALSEVYASDDAKEKFVNDFVAAWSKVMELDRFDLH, from the coding sequence ATGCATGACGGCGCTTCGTCGTCCGGGACCGGGACCGGGACCGGGACCGGGAGCGAGAGCGAAAACCCCGCCATCCCGGCGCCTGAGCCCAAGGCCCACCGCCCACGGCAGAACTCGGACTGGTGGCCGAACCAGCTCGACATCTCCGTGCTCCACGCCCAGAACCCCAAGGGCAACCCACTCGGTGCCGATTTCAGCTATCGCGACGAGTTCGCAAAGCTTGACGTCGAGGCGCTCAAACAGGACATCGCCGAGGTCCTCACGACGTCGCAGGACTGGTGGCCCGCCGACTTCGGGCACTACGGCGGTCTCATGATCCGGCTCAGCTGGCACGACGCCGGCACGTACCGCGTGTTCGACGGCCGCGGGGGCGCCGGGGACGGCAGCCAGCGCTTTGCGCCGCTGAACAGCTGGCCCGACAATGCCAACCTGGACAAGGCCCGGCGCCTGCTCTGGCCCGTGAAGCAGAAGTACGGCCAGAAGGTCTCGTGGGCCGACCTGCTCGTTCTCGCGGGCAACGTTGCCCTCGAGTCCATGGGCTTCACGACCTTCGGGTTCGCCTTCGGCCGAGAGGACATCTGGGAGCCCGAGGAGATCTTCTGGGGCACGGAGGACACGTGGCTCGCCGAGGACCGGTACGTCAGCGAGGACGAGATGGTCCCGGTGGTTGGCGCGACCGAGATGGGCCTCATCTACGTCAACCCCGAGGGCCCCAAGGGCAACCCCGATCCGGCCGCGGCCGCGGCCTTCATCCGCGAGACCTTCGGCCGGATGGCGATGAATGACGAGGAGACCTTCGCCCTCATCGCCGGCGGGCACACATTCGGCAAGACCCACGGCGCCGCCCCCGCGGACGCGCACGTCGGCCCCGAGCCCGAGGGCGCGAATCTGGAGAACCAGGGCCTCGGCTGGCTCAGCACTTACGGGACCGGCCACGGTTCCGACACCATCACCTCCGGCCTCGAAGTCACGTGGACCGACCGGCCGACCGAGTGGAGCAACCGTTTCCTCGAGATCTTGTTCGGCTACGAGTGGGAGCTGACGAAGAGCCCGGCCGGCGCACACCAGTGGGTCGCCAAAGATGCTCCCGAGATCATCCCCGATCCCTTCGACCCGCAGAAGAAGCACCGTCCGACGATGCTCACCACGGATCTCTCGCTGCGCATCGATCCCACGTACGAGGCGATCGGGCGCCGTTTCCTCGAGAACCCGGACGAGTTCGCGCTCGCGTTCGCCAAGGCCTGGTACAAGCTCCTGCACCGCGACATGGGCCCGGTCGGACCGCACATGCTCGGCCCGTGGGTGGCGGAGCCCCAGATCTGGCAGGACCCGGTTCCCGCCGTCGACCACGAGCTCATCGACGACGCCGACATCGCCTCCCTCAAGGCTCGGCTCCTCGACACGCTGAGTGCCGACCAGCTCATCAGCACGGCGTGGGCCGCGGCGTCGAGCTTCCGCAAGACGGACAGGCGAGGCGGCGCCAACGGTGCGCGCATCCGGCTCGAGCCGCAGCGCGACTGGGAGGTCAACCAGCCAGAGCAGCTCGAGGCCGCGCTCCGGGCCCTCGAGGGCGTGCAGGAGGCATTCAACGTCGTCCAGACCAATGGCAAGCGCGTCTCCCTTGCGGACCTGATCGTCCTCGGCGGCTCGGCTGCCGTGGAGAAGGCTGCGAAGGACGCCGGATTCGACGTGACGGCGCCCTTCCGGCCCGGCCGCGCCGATGCGACGCAGGAACAGACGGACATCCAGTCGGTGGCGTACCTCGAGCCCCGCGCGGACGGCTTCCGCAACTACCTGCGTCCCGGCGAGAAGGTGCCGGCGGAGACGCTGCTCGTGGACAAGGCCTACATGCTCGACCTCTCCGCGCCGGAGATGACTGCGCTCCTGGGCGGTCTCCGGGCTTTGGGAGCCAACAACGGAGGCTCTGCGCACGGCGTTCTCACCGACCGGCCGGGCGTGCTGTCCAACGACTTCTTCGTCAACCTGCTCTCTCCCGGCACCCAGTGGAAGGCTTCGGAGACCGAGGAGAACGTGTACGAGATCCGCGACGTCGCGACGGGCGAGCTCAAGTGGACGGCGACCGCGGTCGACCTGATCTTCGGCTCCAACTCGCAGCTGCGCGCTCTCTCGGAGGTCTACGCGAGCGACGACGCCAAGGAGAAGTTCGTCAACGACTTCGTGGCGGCCTGGTCGAAGGTCATGGAGCTCGACCGGTTCGACCTCCACTGA
- a CDS encoding PucR family transcriptional regulator, translated as MALTLAELLNHADLGLRLAGSATATLREEIRWVAVTELEDPAQFLTGGELVLTTGVRQRTAIEQRRFVRVLRRAGALGIGFGVGLGHDEIPPALIAEANRWGVPVIEVPYRTPFMAIGKLVADSHSADHYASLERLIGAHQVLARSLLTGGGLHELLKHLGTMLHTEIILTQFTAQLYASGPEAGTPTMDRWVPYPVPTGRRDACTLWAKKPFEDTGIISYAQNLISIELNNLTKQRQSQRALAGQVINDVVRGTLEAEEASRRLAAIGVNSTKRNVVLLAESAAHHKNLRGATLPAALDGAVTAMLDRDLAVVVEDDGAAAPKLGRLLSDHLTEAGIHATIGIGGAYTKPNGLRWSYFEAKDAAARGLEVNEPERLSITSLLLASEDVPLADMAGEAIGPLARFDRQHGAELVHTLETYLTLNGSVAQVAEQLNLHRNTVRYRLGQIAELTGYDPAVTADRVQLYLALAVRKVAKA; from the coding sequence ATGGCCCTCACCCTCGCCGAGCTCCTCAACCACGCCGATCTCGGCCTCCGGCTCGCGGGCTCCGCCACCGCCACGCTGCGCGAAGAGATCCGCTGGGTGGCCGTCACGGAGCTTGAGGATCCGGCGCAGTTCCTCACCGGCGGGGAACTCGTCCTCACCACCGGGGTCCGGCAGCGCACCGCCATCGAGCAGCGCCGGTTCGTGCGCGTGCTCCGGCGGGCCGGCGCCCTGGGCATCGGTTTCGGCGTAGGCCTCGGGCACGACGAGATCCCGCCTGCCCTCATCGCGGAGGCGAACCGCTGGGGCGTGCCGGTGATCGAGGTCCCGTACCGGACGCCGTTCATGGCCATCGGGAAGCTCGTCGCCGATTCCCACTCGGCCGACCACTACGCGAGCCTCGAGCGCCTCATCGGCGCACACCAGGTGTTGGCCCGCTCGCTCCTGACGGGCGGCGGCCTCCACGAACTCCTCAAGCACCTCGGCACCATGCTGCACACCGAGATCATCCTGACCCAGTTCACGGCCCAGCTCTACGCCTCGGGACCCGAGGCCGGGACGCCCACCATGGACCGATGGGTCCCGTACCCCGTCCCAACCGGTCGCCGCGACGCGTGCACCCTGTGGGCCAAGAAGCCGTTCGAGGACACGGGGATCATCTCGTACGCGCAGAACCTCATCAGCATCGAGCTCAACAACCTCACGAAGCAGCGCCAATCCCAGCGGGCCCTCGCCGGGCAGGTGATCAACGACGTCGTGCGCGGAACCCTCGAAGCCGAGGAGGCCTCGCGCCGGCTCGCCGCGATCGGGGTCAACTCGACGAAGCGCAACGTGGTGCTGCTCGCCGAATCCGCCGCACACCACAAGAACCTGCGCGGGGCCACGCTCCCCGCCGCGCTCGACGGCGCGGTGACCGCGATGCTCGACCGCGACCTCGCGGTGGTGGTGGAGGACGACGGCGCCGCCGCGCCGAAGCTGGGCCGCCTCCTCTCCGACCACCTCACCGAGGCGGGGATCCACGCGACGATCGGTATAGGCGGTGCCTACACGAAGCCCAACGGCCTGCGCTGGAGCTACTTCGAGGCCAAGGACGCCGCCGCCCGGGGCCTTGAGGTCAACGAGCCCGAGCGCCTGAGCATCACCTCGCTCCTGCTCGCGAGCGAGGACGTTCCCCTCGCGGACATGGCCGGGGAGGCGATCGGCCCGCTCGCCCGGTTCGACCGGCAGCACGGCGCCGAGCTCGTGCACACGCTCGAGACCTACCTCACCCTCAACGGCTCGGTGGCACAGGTCGCCGAGCAGCTCAACCTGCACCGGAACACCGTCCGCTACCGGCTCGGGCAGATCGCCGAGCTCACCGGGTACGACCCCGCCGTCACCGCCGACCGCGTGCAGCTGTACCTGGCCCTCGCGGTGAGGAAGGTCGCGAAGGCGTAG
- a CDS encoding ABC transporter substrate-binding protein, whose product MSETVKTPETIRITADSGPPKRGRAIALGIAAAVVILLGAGTAVATALNSGEQRTTSSVATGTPAPQLRLGYFGNVTHAPALVGVQNGLIAGTLKDAGTNSLTTQVFNAGPAAIEALNAGAIDAAYVGPNPAINSFVQSHGESVSVIAGAAAGGAQLVVQPGITGPEQLKGKVLATPQLGGTQDVALRAYLASKGLKTTPNGGGDVTINPTENAQTLKLFQDGKLDGAWLPEPWASRLVLQAGAKVLVDEKDLWDGSGTGKPGEFPTTILIVNKTFAAQHPQTVEALLKGHVAAVDWLSRATPAQKASTVNAALKAAAGSELPADVIERALGNITFTTDPLAGAYPKLLADGVTAGVTKTADLHGLFDLRALNALSGQAKVSAAGLGQD is encoded by the coding sequence ATGAGCGAGACCGTCAAGACCCCTGAAACCATCCGCATCACCGCCGACTCGGGTCCCCCGAAACGTGGGCGAGCGATCGCCCTCGGCATCGCGGCCGCCGTCGTGATCCTCCTCGGTGCGGGCACAGCGGTCGCCACAGCACTGAACAGCGGCGAGCAGCGCACGACGTCGTCCGTCGCCACCGGGACCCCGGCACCACAGCTGCGGCTCGGCTACTTCGGCAATGTCACCCACGCCCCCGCCCTCGTGGGAGTGCAGAACGGTCTCATCGCGGGCACCCTCAAGGATGCCGGCACCAACAGCCTCACCACGCAGGTATTCAATGCGGGCCCGGCAGCGATCGAGGCGCTCAACGCGGGCGCGATCGACGCCGCATACGTCGGCCCGAACCCGGCCATCAACTCGTTCGTGCAGAGCCACGGGGAGTCGGTCTCCGTCATCGCGGGCGCAGCTGCCGGCGGCGCGCAGCTCGTGGTCCAGCCGGGCATCACCGGACCGGAGCAGCTCAAGGGCAAGGTCCTCGCGACACCCCAGCTCGGCGGCACCCAGGACGTGGCACTCCGCGCGTACCTCGCGTCGAAGGGCCTCAAGACCACCCCGAACGGCGGCGGTGACGTCACCATCAACCCGACCGAGAACGCGCAGACCCTCAAGCTCTTCCAGGACGGCAAGCTCGACGGCGCGTGGCTCCCCGAGCCGTGGGCGTCCCGCCTCGTGCTCCAGGCCGGCGCCAAGGTGCTCGTTGACGAGAAGGACCTGTGGGACGGCAGCGGCACGGGAAAGCCCGGCGAGTTCCCGACCACGATCCTCATCGTCAACAAGACGTTCGCTGCACAGCATCCTCAGACGGTCGAAGCCCTCCTGAAGGGCCACGTCGCCGCCGTCGACTGGCTCAGCCGCGCGACCCCCGCCCAGAAGGCGAGCACCGTCAACGCGGCGCTCAAGGCCGCGGCAGGGTCCGAGCTGCCCGCGGACGTCATCGAGCGGGCCCTGGGCAACATCACGTTCACCACGGATCCGCTCGCGGGCGCCTACCCCAAGCTCCTTGCGGACGGCGTCACCGCAGGGGTCACGAAGACCGCGGACCTCCACGGTCTCTTCGACCTGCGCGCACTGAACGCACTGTCGGGCCAGGCGAAGGTCAGCGCCGCTGGCCTGGGCCAGGACTGA